In one window of Nesterenkonia sandarakina DNA:
- a CDS encoding fatty acid desaturase family protein, translated as MTITETRSPAPRSRPAGNKQVNEFFELAQRVKDEGLMDRGASSYVARVVVLTLAFAGAFVAMFTLGDSLWQLGLAAIFGILFTQVAFLSHDGAHQQVFRTGKRNEWFGRVTGNLIVGLSYGWWTKKHGKHHANPNTIGKDGDIAPGALVFVAEDAAQRTGFMGWLARRQGWMFFPLLTLFAIALHYNALKTVFTAKKLKRRKSELAMLAIRLLGFPVLLFLAMSPGLALGFLAVQLLVFGVYMGGSFAPNHKGMPIIPKDSDMDFLRRQVLTSRNIKGGRVMDVAMGGLNLQIEHHLFPRMPSPNLHKVKPIVEEFCAEKGISYTATGLVQSYGMVVTYLNRVGLGYADPMDCPIMNQYRPR; from the coding sequence ATGACAATCACCGAGACACGGTCGCCGGCCCCGCGGTCCCGCCCGGCAGGCAATAAGCAGGTCAACGAATTCTTCGAACTCGCCCAGCGGGTCAAGGACGAGGGCCTGATGGACCGGGGCGCTTCAAGCTACGTGGCGCGCGTGGTGGTGCTGACCCTGGCCTTCGCCGGCGCCTTCGTGGCGATGTTCACCCTCGGTGACAGCCTCTGGCAGCTCGGCCTGGCCGCGATCTTCGGGATCCTCTTCACCCAGGTCGCGTTCCTCTCTCACGACGGCGCCCACCAGCAGGTCTTCCGCACCGGCAAGCGCAACGAGTGGTTCGGTCGGGTCACCGGCAACCTCATCGTCGGTCTCTCCTATGGCTGGTGGACCAAGAAGCACGGCAAGCACCACGCCAACCCGAACACCATCGGCAAGGATGGCGACATCGCTCCCGGCGCCCTGGTCTTCGTCGCCGAGGACGCCGCCCAGCGCACCGGTTTCATGGGCTGGCTGGCGCGCCGTCAGGGATGGATGTTCTTCCCGCTGCTGACCCTGTTCGCGATCGCACTGCACTATAACGCGCTGAAGACCGTGTTCACCGCGAAGAAGCTCAAGCGCCGCAAGTCCGAGCTGGCCATGCTGGCGATCCGCCTGCTCGGCTTCCCGGTGCTGCTGTTCCTGGCCATGAGCCCCGGCCTGGCGCTGGGCTTCCTCGCCGTGCAGCTGCTGGTCTTCGGGGTCTACATGGGCGGCAGCTTCGCCCCGAACCACAAGGGCATGCCGATCATCCCCAAAGACTCCGACATGGACTTCCTGCGGCGCCAGGTGCTGACCTCCCGCAACATCAAGGGCGGGCGCGTCATGGATGTGGCGATGGGCGGGCTGAACCTGCAGATCGAGCACCACCTCTTCCCGCGGATGCCCAGCCCCAACCTGCACAAGGTCAAGCCGATCGTGGAGGAGTTCTGCGCCGAGAAGGGCATCAGCTACACCGCGACCGGACTCGTCCAGTCCTACGGCATGGTCGTCACCTACCTGAACCGGGTGGGTCTGGGCTACGCGGATCCCATGGACTGCCCGATCATGAACCAGTACCGTCCTCGCTGA
- the menD gene encoding 2-succinyl-5-enolpyruvyl-6-hydroxy-3-cyclohexene-1-carboxylate synthase: MSTPRRPFREFDDAYDVESLRLARRVIRGLTMSMRHIVLAPGSRSAPMAYALREAEELGAITVHVRIDERSAAFTALGIALATKAPAGVVTTSGTATGNLLPAMMEADLSGIPLVAITADRPEELHGTGANQTTWQQGMFAGRVRDEIHLEQGEARLEPESRDDMLAAETQVGLLLRAATGTSPGPVHLNIGFRDPLVPAAPGQDRPSGVQRWARTPIVRRSRGTDSAEQLRAEIIGSEILDAGTETAPGLTEAVGPAADPQPGESSDQAPNAPGAQGPAPVSADPALDAASDAASDAASAAAGESPAEAAARFEAGLGTARTVFVMGADAPAEARELARRLGHPLLAEPSSDARWSDLGTIQGYRLILQAPEGSPAGILTDSVERVVVAGRPTLTRPVQALINRSDVEAVQYAPGGEAWFDHRLARRVLPDLLALAQFARKAPPGWHDSWTERGLAAQRLIDAALTEQEALAQGELSSVRVAQFVAETVKTPLLLGSSSVIRDVDLAAVLNRTVLGARDDARRIYAMRGLSGIDGNLSAASGIALARSTRVTALVGDLTFLHDVNALLLPATEREPDLDIVVVNDSGGAIFDQLEHGAVGRREGQAEAVERFFGTPQTVDIEALADAYGHDYHFAEDLEALGEGLSGLEDRVGIRIIEVRTDRSVLRDFHARLRAAAADL; the protein is encoded by the coding sequence ATGAGTACACCCCGGCGCCCGTTCCGTGAGTTCGACGACGCCTATGACGTGGAGTCGTTGCGCCTGGCCCGTCGGGTGATCCGGGGCCTGACCATGAGCATGCGGCACATCGTGCTGGCTCCGGGCTCGCGTTCCGCACCGATGGCCTACGCGCTGCGTGAGGCGGAGGAGCTCGGCGCGATCACGGTGCATGTGCGCATCGACGAGCGCTCCGCGGCCTTCACCGCGCTGGGCATCGCGCTGGCCACCAAGGCCCCCGCGGGAGTGGTGACCACCTCCGGCACGGCGACCGGGAACCTGCTGCCGGCGATGATGGAGGCTGACCTCTCGGGGATCCCGCTGGTGGCGATCACCGCCGACCGGCCTGAGGAGCTGCACGGCACCGGCGCGAACCAGACCACCTGGCAGCAGGGGATGTTCGCCGGTCGAGTCCGTGATGAGATCCACCTGGAACAGGGTGAGGCCCGACTGGAGCCGGAGTCCCGCGATGACATGCTCGCCGCCGAGACCCAGGTGGGACTGCTGCTGCGCGCCGCCACCGGGACCTCGCCCGGACCGGTGCACCTGAACATCGGTTTCCGCGACCCGCTGGTCCCGGCCGCGCCGGGGCAGGATCGGCCCAGCGGCGTCCAGCGCTGGGCCCGCACCCCGATCGTCCGGCGCAGCCGAGGCACCGACTCGGCCGAGCAGCTGCGCGCCGAGATCATCGGCAGCGAGATCCTCGACGCCGGGACCGAGACGGCTCCCGGTCTGACGGAAGCGGTCGGCCCTGCGGCCGATCCGCAGCCGGGGGAGTCCTCGGACCAGGCGCCGAATGCCCCAGGTGCGCAGGGGCCGGCCCCCGTGTCGGCGGATCCGGCGCTCGATGCGGCGTCGGATGCGGCGTCGGATGCGGCGTCCGCTGCGGCGGGGGAGTCACCGGCCGAGGCCGCGGCCCGGTTCGAGGCCGGGCTGGGCACGGCGCGCACTGTCTTCGTCATGGGCGCCGACGCCCCTGCAGAAGCCCGTGAGCTGGCCCGCCGGCTCGGGCACCCGCTGCTCGCGGAACCCAGCAGCGACGCTCGCTGGAGCGATCTGGGCACCATCCAGGGCTACCGGCTGATCCTGCAGGCCCCGGAGGGCTCGCCCGCGGGCATCCTCACCGACAGCGTGGAGCGCGTCGTCGTCGCCGGTCGGCCCACGCTGACCCGACCGGTCCAGGCGCTGATCAACCGGTCCGACGTCGAGGCGGTGCAGTACGCCCCCGGTGGGGAGGCCTGGTTCGATCACCGGCTTGCCCGGCGGGTGCTTCCCGATCTGCTCGCGCTGGCGCAGTTCGCCCGCAAGGCGCCCCCGGGGTGGCATGACTCCTGGACCGAACGCGGACTGGCCGCGCAGCGCCTGATCGACGCGGCGCTGACCGAGCAGGAGGCCCTCGCCCAGGGAGAGCTCTCCTCGGTGCGGGTGGCGCAGTTCGTGGCGGAGACGGTGAAGACCCCGCTGCTGCTGGGCTCCTCCTCGGTGATCCGCGACGTGGATCTCGCCGCGGTGCTCAACCGCACCGTGCTCGGCGCCCGCGACGACGCCCGGCGGATCTATGCGATGCGCGGTCTGTCCGGGATCGACGGCAACCTCTCCGCCGCCTCCGGGATCGCGCTGGCCCGCAGCACCCGGGTCACCGCGCTGGTCGGGGATCTGACCTTCCTGCACGATGTGAATGCGCTGCTGCTTCCGGCCACCGAGCGCGAGCCGGACCTGGACATCGTGGTGGTCAACGATTCCGGGGGCGCGATCTTCGACCAGCTCGAGCACGGGGCGGTCGGGCGCCGAGAGGGCCAGGCCGAGGCGGTAGAGCGCTTCTTCGGCACCCCGCAGACCGTGGACATCGAGGCGCTCGCCGATGCCTACGGCCACGACTACCACTTCGCCGAGGACCTCGAGGCGCTGGGCGAAGGACTCTCCGGGCTCGAGGACCGGGTGGGCATCCGGATCATCGAGGTGCGCACCGACCGCAGCGTGCTGCGGGACTTCCACGCCCGGCTCCGCGCCGCGGCCGCCGACCTCTGA
- a CDS encoding MBL fold metallo-hydrolase: protein MDHAPESALFRRLDDHVFLAELGGPTPLNVGLILGQDTAVLVDPGPAEGDHQALLAAVRELSSAELVVVNTHGHPDHIGANELLLREGVRRIFAHADAGVTTATDLVSSEPVTLHLGGGVDVVLEHLGRAHTEGDLVVGVRAEDSTGIIFCGDLVREGDDPEFHDSYPKEWVRSLGRLSSMSGTYSRFIPGHGQEVDAEFIGSMRRRMQQGYNVSSQAIRDAVNDATKAIPIIPYGPGESRELITRLRGR from the coding sequence ATGGACCACGCTCCCGAATCCGCTCTCTTCCGCCGCTTGGACGACCACGTCTTCCTCGCCGAACTGGGGGGTCCCACGCCGCTGAACGTGGGCCTGATCCTGGGACAGGACACCGCAGTCCTCGTCGACCCAGGCCCAGCCGAGGGAGACCATCAGGCGCTGCTGGCCGCCGTGCGTGAGCTCAGCTCCGCCGAGCTCGTCGTGGTCAACACCCACGGCCACCCTGACCACATCGGGGCCAATGAGCTGCTGCTCCGGGAGGGCGTGCGACGCATCTTCGCCCATGCCGACGCGGGGGTGACGACCGCGACCGACCTGGTCTCCTCCGAACCGGTGACGCTGCACCTGGGTGGGGGCGTCGACGTCGTCCTGGAGCATCTGGGCCGGGCGCACACCGAAGGTGACCTGGTGGTCGGGGTCCGCGCCGAGGACTCCACCGGGATCATCTTCTGCGGAGATCTGGTCCGGGAGGGCGATGATCCCGAGTTCCACGACTCCTACCCCAAGGAATGGGTGCGCTCGCTGGGCCGGCTGAGTTCCATGTCGGGCACCTACAGCCGCTTCATCCCTGGTCACGGCCAGGAGGTGGATGCGGAGTTCATCGGATCGATGCGCCGAAGGATGCAGCAGGGCTACAACGTCTCCTCCCAGGCGATCCGGGACGCGGTCAACGACGCCACCAAGGCGATCCCGATCATCCCCTACGGCCCGGGGGAATCTCGCGAACTGATCACCCGGCTGCGCGGCCGCTGA
- a CDS encoding o-succinylbenzoate synthase — MDPHTARSLGNRETWQLPAVEEILAQAHVVSLPLRTRFRGQTRREAMLFRGPAGWGEFAPFPEYAAGESAAWLRAGLEAGWQDLSAPLRRRIPINATMPAVSPGQVESVLARFGAVESIPAVKIKVAEPGQTLQDDVARFREVRRLAPQAGLRADANGGWSIAEAVPALERLAEISDGNFEYAEQPVAGVEPLAQLREALAAAGISSAGAPLRIAADEAVRKAEDPLRVARLGAADLIVVKVPPLGGVRRALQIVEQAGLDAVVSSALDTSVGLAAGLALAARLPSLPYACGLGTAALFEHDVVDAPLLPTAGELVLPGAVEPSAALLELHRVEADREQWWVQRLRDAHQVLAAELLGLRA; from the coding sequence ATGGACCCCCACACTGCGCGTTCCCTCGGTAACCGTGAGACCTGGCAGCTGCCCGCGGTGGAGGAGATCCTCGCCCAGGCGCATGTGGTCTCGCTGCCGCTGCGCACCCGCTTCCGCGGGCAGACCCGCCGCGAGGCGATGCTGTTCCGCGGACCCGCCGGCTGGGGTGAGTTCGCGCCCTTCCCGGAGTACGCCGCCGGTGAGTCTGCGGCCTGGCTGCGCGCCGGTCTGGAAGCCGGCTGGCAGGACCTCTCGGCGCCGCTGCGCCGCCGCATCCCGATCAACGCCACCATGCCGGCGGTCTCACCGGGCCAGGTGGAATCGGTCCTGGCCCGCTTCGGCGCGGTGGAGTCCATCCCTGCAGTGAAGATCAAGGTCGCCGAACCGGGTCAGACCCTCCAGGACGACGTCGCCCGGTTCCGGGAGGTGCGCCGGCTGGCACCTCAGGCCGGGCTGCGCGCGGACGCGAACGGCGGCTGGAGCATCGCCGAGGCAGTGCCAGCGCTGGAGCGGCTCGCCGAGATCTCCGACGGGAACTTCGAATACGCCGAACAGCCGGTGGCCGGCGTCGAGCCGCTGGCGCAGCTGCGTGAGGCGCTCGCCGCCGCCGGGATCAGCTCCGCGGGAGCCCCGCTGCGGATCGCCGCAGATGAAGCGGTGCGCAAGGCCGAGGACCCGCTGCGGGTGGCCCGGCTCGGCGCGGCGGACCTGATCGTGGTCAAGGTCCCCCCGCTGGGCGGGGTGCGGCGGGCGCTGCAGATCGTGGAGCAGGCGGGTCTGGACGCGGTGGTCTCCTCGGCGCTGGACACCTCCGTGGGTCTGGCCGCAGGGCTGGCGCTTGCGGCCCGGCTGCCCAGCCTGCCCTACGCCTGCGGGCTGGGCACCGCCGCCCTGTTCGAACATGACGTTGTCGACGCCCCGCTGCTGCCCACCGCAGGGGAACTGGTGCTGCCGGGGGCCGTGGAGCCCTCTGCGGCCCTGCTCGAGCTGCACCGAGTCGAGGCAGACCGGGAACAGTGGTGGGTCCAGCGTCTACGTGACGCCCACCAGGTGCTCGCCGCAGAGCTTCTAGGATTGAGGGCATGA
- a CDS encoding phosphatase PAP2 family protein, protein MSAASALRPPARRTGLWILGILLCCAVFIAVYEYFVRSDSGQWVEYAMLDAAAERVSSLSERGYDLWWLSPVIIALPAVIFLVIVLVRQRFLAALIAAGSVVGANLSTQVLKTYWLERPDLDNGVPYWTGNSLPSGHTTLAASMAVAVFLVSSPRQRPFVAVLAASYAGLVGAYTFTETWHRPADVIAAYLVVAVWALIGGWLVMRTGPEWNTAVVDYEPETAPLAGLAWFLGVTLTVAAVLCFLFSGGWSGIALAGEEPSLWHWFAGLLFSIGPGFLMAAAGINLFGAETGRRQRGAPVPSPKGETVRYPIPPEFSELYRV, encoded by the coding sequence ATGTCAGCTGCCAGCGCGCTTCGTCCCCCGGCCCGGCGGACCGGCCTGTGGATCCTCGGAATCCTGCTCTGCTGCGCGGTCTTCATCGCCGTCTATGAGTACTTCGTCCGCTCCGACTCTGGCCAGTGGGTGGAGTATGCGATGCTCGACGCCGCGGCGGAGCGGGTGAGCTCGCTCTCCGAGCGCGGCTACGACCTGTGGTGGCTCAGCCCGGTGATCATCGCGCTGCCGGCGGTGATCTTCCTGGTGATCGTGCTGGTGCGGCAGCGTTTCCTGGCCGCCCTGATCGCGGCCGGTTCGGTGGTGGGCGCGAACCTCTCCACCCAGGTGCTCAAGACCTACTGGCTCGAGCGCCCCGATCTCGACAACGGCGTCCCCTACTGGACCGGAAACTCGCTGCCCTCCGGGCACACCACCCTGGCGGCGTCAATGGCAGTGGCGGTCTTTCTGGTCAGCTCCCCCCGGCAGCGACCCTTCGTCGCCGTGCTCGCCGCCTCCTACGCCGGGCTGGTCGGGGCCTACACCTTCACCGAGACCTGGCATCGTCCCGCCGACGTGATCGCGGCCTACCTGGTGGTGGCCGTCTGGGCGCTGATCGGAGGCTGGCTGGTGATGCGCACCGGCCCGGAATGGAACACCGCCGTGGTGGACTACGAGCCGGAGACCGCACCGCTGGCCGGGCTCGCCTGGTTCCTCGGTGTCACCCTGACCGTGGCGGCGGTGCTGTGCTTCCTCTTCTCAGGCGGATGGAGCGGGATCGCGCTGGCCGGTGAGGAGCCCAGCCTGTGGCACTGGTTCGCCGGACTGCTCTTCTCCATCGGGCCGGGCTTCCTGATGGCGGCCGCCGGGATCAACCTCTTTGGCGCAGAGACCGGGCGGCGCCAGCGCGGCGCCCCGGTTCCCTCTCCCAAGGGCGAGACTGTGCGGTATCCGATTCCCCCGGAGTTCAGCGAGCTCTACCGGGTCTGA
- a CDS encoding phosphatase PAP2 family protein: MPSHSRNPAFHLERWVAGFLLCVALFGVLYLGAVRTGGGQLLDQMMQRTAAGTWNPLPELNAHRQWATVWILLPPVLACLALGHQRGPHQRWLILLCGAAVALGSNITTQLIKLIWSTRPALVTLSEEWSANSLPSGHTTMAAGAAAAVFLICRPRDRAFWGVLAGVWAAGWGGYIFIEGWHLPSDMLAAYLVVAAWTLLGGAVVHHVEATDPQLAPLPAEPGIPGGRQAGMCLTLGVMGTAIGLAALLGPVARHGLAEATASPTPWLYMAGAALSSAPAFLLGAVLIPLFSSETKHLTRTARRS, encoded by the coding sequence ATGCCCTCACACAGCAGAAACCCGGCCTTCCACCTTGAGCGGTGGGTGGCCGGGTTTCTGCTGTGTGTGGCGCTCTTCGGGGTGCTCTACCTCGGGGCGGTGCGCACCGGAGGCGGTCAGCTATTGGATCAGATGATGCAGCGCACCGCCGCCGGGACCTGGAACCCGCTGCCGGAGCTGAATGCGCACAGGCAGTGGGCCACGGTCTGGATCCTGCTTCCCCCGGTGCTGGCCTGCCTGGCGCTGGGCCATCAGCGTGGACCCCATCAGCGCTGGCTGATCCTGCTCTGCGGGGCCGCGGTGGCGCTGGGCTCCAACATCACCACGCAGCTGATCAAGCTCATCTGGTCCACGCGTCCGGCGCTGGTGACGCTGAGCGAGGAATGGTCGGCGAACTCGCTGCCCAGCGGTCACACCACCATGGCCGCCGGCGCCGCGGCCGCCGTGTTCCTGATCTGCCGCCCCCGGGACCGCGCCTTCTGGGGAGTCCTGGCAGGAGTGTGGGCCGCCGGATGGGGCGGCTACATCTTCATCGAGGGATGGCATCTGCCCAGCGACATGTTGGCGGCCTACCTGGTGGTGGCGGCGTGGACTCTGCTCGGCGGGGCCGTGGTGCATCACGTCGAGGCGACGGACCCGCAGCTGGCGCCGCTGCCCGCGGAGCCGGGGATCCCCGGAGGTCGGCAGGCCGGGATGTGCCTGACCCTCGGGGTCATGGGCACTGCGATCGGATTGGCGGCGCTGTTGGGACCAGTGGCGCGCCACGGACTCGCCGAGGCGACCGCCTCGCCCACTCCGTGGCTGTACATGGCCGGTGCGGCCCTGTCCTCTGCCCCGGCGTTCCTGCTCGGCGCGGTGCTGATCCCGCTGTTCTCCAGCGAGACCAAGCACCTGACACGCACGGCGCGGCGGAGCTGA
- a CDS encoding sensor domain-containing protein has product MHSPRPESLIRRLLRDSAYVLPGLPIALFGTSLLLTLLVVSIATAPLWVGALVLPLTLVTASEFAELSRRRLRIWGAVLDPVSYLPRDRGISGRLRPVGDPRRWLDLIFEMVLALPVRLVTFVVALLWILMGPVGITYFFWSRFIPGERGLIRLLELIGPALVPDSEFWQYLLDSAVFFILGVVFLVTLPAVMRGLAALDALLATSLLGAGGRGRLIPLEHPQAHPLERTLSRVAAPPPGFQTSQEQESSASFSAAAWSWIGICFAAVVGFAVAWPLTSSIYGVHPAFSLVLTLAHCLSLVLTLKFPWAGIGASVMVSAALMGATADAGVGVWPWPVTAMLIQFGVILVAALREPWYCAASGWAASALLTAAAIVTAAPGLPEGAVSTGIVFASVGVGVAVLGSLTRQWIRDADRLEVSERTSAQQSRRRRELEERNRIARELHDVVAHSMSVISVQAATARYRLPAITPEAQQEFEEIARSSRQALGEMRMLLGTLRSEEEAPTGPTPGLADIYSLVEATRASGTPIRVTGLDVVEASSAVGLAAYRMVQEGLSNALRHAPSSTIEVSAELLGGPDEPGAPTDTRHLLLQVRNTAPPHPVSVPAPGAGLGLDGIRERVSAVGGTVETGETPDGGYFIRASFPL; this is encoded by the coding sequence GTGCACAGTCCTCGCCCTGAATCTCTGATCCGACGGCTGCTGCGGGACAGCGCCTATGTGCTCCCGGGACTGCCGATCGCGCTCTTCGGGACCAGTCTGCTGCTGACCCTGCTGGTGGTCTCCATCGCGACGGCGCCGCTGTGGGTGGGCGCCCTGGTGCTGCCCCTGACCCTGGTCACGGCCTCGGAGTTCGCGGAGCTCTCCCGACGCAGGCTGCGGATCTGGGGCGCGGTGCTGGACCCGGTGAGCTACCTGCCACGGGACCGGGGAATCTCCGGACGGCTGCGACCCGTGGGGGATCCACGCCGCTGGCTGGACCTGATCTTCGAGATGGTCCTGGCCTTACCGGTGCGGCTGGTCACCTTCGTGGTGGCGCTGCTCTGGATCCTGATGGGCCCGGTGGGGATCACCTACTTCTTCTGGTCCCGCTTCATCCCCGGTGAGCGCGGGCTGATCCGGCTGCTGGAGCTCATCGGCCCGGCGCTTGTCCCGGACTCTGAGTTCTGGCAGTACCTGTTGGACTCTGCGGTGTTCTTCATCCTTGGCGTGGTCTTCCTGGTCACCCTGCCGGCGGTGATGCGCGGTCTCGCGGCGCTGGACGCGCTGCTGGCCACCAGCCTGCTCGGCGCCGGCGGGCGCGGGCGGCTGATTCCCCTGGAACATCCCCAGGCGCACCCGCTGGAGCGCACGCTCTCCCGGGTCGCCGCGCCGCCGCCGGGGTTCCAGACCTCCCAGGAGCAGGAATCCTCGGCCTCCTTCAGCGCCGCAGCCTGGTCCTGGATCGGGATCTGCTTCGCCGCGGTGGTGGGCTTCGCGGTGGCCTGGCCGCTGACCAGCAGCATCTACGGGGTCCACCCGGCCTTCTCCCTGGTGCTGACCCTCGCGCACTGCCTCTCTCTGGTGCTCACGCTGAAGTTCCCGTGGGCCGGGATCGGCGCCTCTGTGATGGTCTCGGCGGCGCTGATGGGCGCCACCGCAGACGCCGGGGTGGGAGTCTGGCCCTGGCCGGTGACCGCCATGCTCATCCAGTTTGGGGTCATCCTGGTCGCGGCGCTGCGCGAACCTTGGTACTGCGCGGCGAGCGGCTGGGCCGCCAGTGCGCTGCTGACCGCCGCGGCGATCGTCACCGCCGCCCCCGGACTGCCCGAGGGTGCGGTGAGCACCGGGATCGTGTTCGCCTCGGTAGGGGTGGGCGTCGCCGTGCTGGGAAGCCTGACCCGGCAGTGGATCCGCGACGCCGACCGGCTTGAGGTCTCAGAACGCACCAGCGCCCAGCAGAGCCGGCGTCGTCGTGAGCTTGAGGAGCGCAACCGGATCGCCCGGGAGCTCCATGACGTGGTCGCCCACTCCATGTCGGTGATCAGCGTGCAGGCCGCCACCGCCCGATACCGGCTCCCCGCGATCACCCCCGAGGCGCAGCAGGAGTTCGAGGAGATCGCCCGCTCCTCCCGGCAGGCGCTCGGTGAGATGCGCATGCTGCTGGGCACCCTGCGCAGCGAGGAAGAGGCGCCGACCGGGCCGACCCCGGGCCTGGCGGACATCTACTCCCTGGTGGAGGCCACCCGGGCCTCGGGCACCCCGATCCGGGTCACCGGGCTCGACGTCGTGGAGGCCTCCTCCGCCGTGGGGCTTGCGGCCTACCGGATGGTCCAGGAGGGACTGAGCAACGCGCTGCGCCACGCGCCGTCCTCCACCATCGAGGTCAGCGCGGAGCTGCTCGGCGGCCCCGATGAGCCGGGCGCGCCCACCGACACCCGGCACCTGCTGCTCCAGGTGCGCAACACCGCACCGCCGCACCCGGTCTCGGTGCCCGCCCCGGGTGCCGGCCTGGGCCTGGACGGGATCAGGGAACGGGTGAGCGCAGTCGGCGGGACGGTGGAGACCGGTGAGACCCCAGACGGCGGATACTTCATCCGGGCCTCCTTCCCGCTGTGA
- a CDS encoding alanine/glycine:cation symporter family protein yields the protein MTMDNLLDSIGAVETLAWNTVGIFVILAVGVYLGYRTRLVQLRHIPDMFRAITDKATSDAEGRTRSLSAFQTFTITASARVGTGNIAGVAGAIALGGPGAVFWMWLMAIFTSAASFVESTLAQLYKVRRFDTFKGGPAYYIERGLGSRSGGIVFAVIFIFCFALSFTSLQSNTIVDAATGAATELGLEDTTSMVWILAIALAGLTGLVVLAGLRRVAQVTQRVVPLMAMAYILLGLVVVALNIEAIPAVFGMIFGEALNFTSAAGGAFGAMIMAGVQRGMFSNEAGMGSVPNVAATADVSHPVKQGLVQTLGVYLDTLIICSVTAFIILVTFPDQAVRAETNLGGELTQEALTANFGAFGAIALAVIILLLAFTSILGNYSYGEMNVLFISSSEKSRKIYAVALTAVVFLGAIIPVDLAWAIAGVTMVIIAVYNLVVISLLGGTAVRLLKHYEAQKRQGLDPLFLASDMPDLRNIECWGEADMADHRAGPATESRTSAGRQDTRSQG from the coding sequence ATGACTATGGACAATCTCCTCGACTCGATCGGCGCGGTCGAAACCCTGGCCTGGAACACCGTGGGCATCTTCGTGATCCTCGCCGTGGGCGTCTACCTCGGTTACCGCACCCGGCTGGTCCAGCTGCGCCACATCCCTGACATGTTCCGAGCCATCACGGACAAGGCCACGAGTGATGCCGAGGGTCGGACGCGATCACTCTCGGCCTTCCAGACCTTCACCATCACCGCCTCCGCCCGGGTGGGCACCGGCAACATCGCCGGAGTGGCCGGCGCGATCGCGCTGGGCGGCCCCGGTGCGGTGTTCTGGATGTGGCTGATGGCGATCTTCACCTCGGCGGCCTCCTTCGTGGAGTCCACCCTGGCGCAGCTCTATAAGGTCCGTCGGTTCGACACTTTCAAGGGCGGGCCCGCCTACTACATCGAGCGCGGTCTGGGCAGCCGGTCCGGGGGCATCGTCTTCGCGGTGATCTTCATCTTCTGCTTCGCGCTCTCCTTCACCTCGCTGCAGTCCAACACCATCGTCGACGCCGCCACCGGTGCGGCCACCGAGCTGGGCCTCGAAGACACCACCAGCATGGTCTGGATCCTGGCCATTGCCCTGGCCGGGCTCACCGGACTGGTGGTGCTCGCCGGGCTGCGCCGGGTGGCGCAGGTGACCCAGCGTGTGGTTCCGCTCATGGCCATGGCCTACATCCTGCTGGGCCTGGTGGTGGTCGCGCTGAACATCGAGGCGATCCCCGCCGTCTTCGGGATGATCTTCGGAGAGGCGTTGAACTTCACCTCCGCCGCGGGCGGCGCCTTCGGCGCGATGATCATGGCCGGGGTCCAGCGCGGCATGTTCTCCAATGAAGCCGGCATGGGTTCGGTGCCCAATGTGGCGGCCACCGCTGATGTCTCACACCCGGTCAAGCAGGGCCTGGTGCAGACCCTCGGGGTCTACCTGGACACGCTGATCATCTGCTCGGTCACCGCGTTCATCATCCTGGTGACCTTCCCCGATCAGGCGGTCCGGGCGGAGACCAACCTCGGCGGTGAGCTGACCCAGGAGGCGCTGACCGCGAACTTCGGGGCGTTCGGCGCCATCGCGCTGGCGGTGATCATCCTGCTGCTGGCCTTCACCTCGATCCTGGGCAACTACTCCTACGGCGAGATGAACGTGCTGTTCATCTCGAGCTCGGAGAAGAGCCGCAAGATCTACGCGGTGGCGCTCACCGCCGTCGTCTTCCTCGGCGCGATCATTCCGGTGGACCTCGCCTGGGCGATCGCCGGTGTGACGATGGTCATCATCGCGGTGTACAACCTGGTGGTGATCTCCCTGCTCGGCGGGACCGCGGTGCGGCTGCTCAAGCACTACGAGGCGCAGAAGCGCCAGGGGCTGGATCCGCTGTTCCTGGCCTCTGACATGCCAGACCTTCGCAACATCGAGTGTTGGGGTGAAGCCGACATGGCCGATCATCGGGCAGGACCTGCAACAGAGTCCCGGACCTCGGCGGGGCGGCAGGACACGCGCAGCCAAGGCTGA